One region of Vespa crabro chromosome 15, iyVesCrab1.2, whole genome shotgun sequence genomic DNA includes:
- the LOC124429342 gene encoding uncharacterized protein LOC124429342 isoform X1 — METRYYVKNCDKVEGHLASFFLMLPASKKKEASSVNIKRRGRRTSSSRLENKQKGAKMWLKVLRQNISHLARRAKGSTSVEQKNGNGNGKGNKTNNNGMEVNRNEEQNGSGDVKGQTKKKPNGAGGGPLLQQAEISTSQLDFFKMLDEKIENGPDYDESLDSANRAEHVSNLLRRWELASVTWSSVSDLNNATLSNQKNRNSGLSTSKQSLSAKDREGMRNIVGGRPESAPIFVRNANRVDGLQESHCHSPNMPRHVLESITQSPTQSLKNVTPPGSSPTGSGLRYQDSYKECNANQMPTKGTTKIHYGSQNPINGEYVTQQALYREQYLQQTGIIVPPSQYSTGSPGGNVLRNNPYVQQFQIGSPQHFSVTRKRGFNAAQMT; from the exons tACGTTAAAAACTGTGACAAGGTGGAAGGACATCTGgcatccttttttcttatgcTTCCTGCTTCTAAGAAGAAGGAAGCCTCTTCGGTAAATATTAAACGCCGAGGACGCAGGACGTCGTCGTCGAGGTTAGAAAACAAGCAGAAGGGCGCGAAGATGTGGCTAAAAGTTCTCAGACAGAATATATCGCATCTGGCTCGCAGAGCTAAGG gCAGCACGTCTGTTGAACAAAAGAACGGTAACGGCAATGGCaaaggaaacaaaacgaaTAACAACGGGATGGAGGTGAATAGAAATGAGGAGCAAAATGGTTCGGGCGATGTCAAAGGtcaaacgaagaagaaaccgAATGGTGCTGGAGGTGGACCGCTATTACAACAAGC aGAGATATCCACCAGTCAGTTGGATTTCTTCAAAATGCTTGATGAAAAGATTGAAAAT GGTCCTGACTATGACGAAAGTCTTGACTCAGCGAACCGAGCCGAACATGTATCAAATCTTTTACGGCGTTGGGAGTTAGCAAGCGTAACGTGGTCGAGCGTGTCCGATCTGAATAACGCAACATTGTCCAATCAAAAGAATCGTAATTCCGGTTTGAGTACGTCGAAACAAAGTCTAAGTGCTAAGGATCGGGAGGGGATGAGAAATATAGTCGGTGGTAGGCCAGAGAGTGCACCGATATTTGTGAGAAATGCTAATCGTGTCGATGGCCTTCAGGAAAGTCATTGTCACTCACCTAACATGCCAAGGCACGTTTTAGAATCTATTACTCAAAGTCCAACTCAAAGTTTGAAGAATGTTACACCGCCAGGAAGTTCACCGACCGGTAGTGGTTTGCGTTATCAGGATAGTTATAAGGAATGTAACGCTAATCAAATGCCAACTAAAGGTACAACAAAAATACATTATGGTTCGCAGAATCCTATAAACGGTGAATATGTCACACAGCAAGCTTTATATCGTGAACAATATCTTCAACAAACTGGAATCATTGTACCACCATCGCAATACTCTACTGGATCACCAGGTGGCAATGTACTCAGAAACAATCCATACGTTCAACAATTTCAGATCGGTAGCCCACAACATTTCTCTGTAACGAGAAAACGAGGCTTCAATGCCGCCCAAATGACGTGA
- the LOC124429342 gene encoding MATH and LRR domain-containing protein PFE0570w-like isoform X2, which yields MGCGQSKIGNIYPKNKKNKNNSNKKNGDSIRSTSVEQKNGNGNGKGNKTNNNGMEVNRNEEQNGSGDVKGQTKKKPNGAGGGPLLQQAEISTSQLDFFKMLDEKIENGPDYDESLDSANRAEHVSNLLRRWELASVTWSSVSDLNNATLSNQKNRNSGLSTSKQSLSAKDREGMRNIVGGRPESAPIFVRNANRVDGLQESHCHSPNMPRHVLESITQSPTQSLKNVTPPGSSPTGSGLRYQDSYKECNANQMPTKGTTKIHYGSQNPINGEYVTQQALYREQYLQQTGIIVPPSQYSTGSPGGNVLRNNPYVQQFQIGSPQHFSVTRKRGFNAAQMT from the exons gCAGCACGTCTGTTGAACAAAAGAACGGTAACGGCAATGGCaaaggaaacaaaacgaaTAACAACGGGATGGAGGTGAATAGAAATGAGGAGCAAAATGGTTCGGGCGATGTCAAAGGtcaaacgaagaagaaaccgAATGGTGCTGGAGGTGGACCGCTATTACAACAAGC aGAGATATCCACCAGTCAGTTGGATTTCTTCAAAATGCTTGATGAAAAGATTGAAAAT GGTCCTGACTATGACGAAAGTCTTGACTCAGCGAACCGAGCCGAACATGTATCAAATCTTTTACGGCGTTGGGAGTTAGCAAGCGTAACGTGGTCGAGCGTGTCCGATCTGAATAACGCAACATTGTCCAATCAAAAGAATCGTAATTCCGGTTTGAGTACGTCGAAACAAAGTCTAAGTGCTAAGGATCGGGAGGGGATGAGAAATATAGTCGGTGGTAGGCCAGAGAGTGCACCGATATTTGTGAGAAATGCTAATCGTGTCGATGGCCTTCAGGAAAGTCATTGTCACTCACCTAACATGCCAAGGCACGTTTTAGAATCTATTACTCAAAGTCCAACTCAAAGTTTGAAGAATGTTACACCGCCAGGAAGTTCACCGACCGGTAGTGGTTTGCGTTATCAGGATAGTTATAAGGAATGTAACGCTAATCAAATGCCAACTAAAGGTACAACAAAAATACATTATGGTTCGCAGAATCCTATAAACGGTGAATATGTCACACAGCAAGCTTTATATCGTGAACAATATCTTCAACAAACTGGAATCATTGTACCACCATCGCAATACTCTACTGGATCACCAGGTGGCAATGTACTCAGAAACAATCCATACGTTCAACAATTTCAGATCGGTAGCCCACAACATTTCTCTGTAACGAGAAAACGAGGCTTCAATGCCGCCCAAATGACGTGA